One part of the Ornithodoros turicata isolate Travis chromosome 2, ASM3712646v1, whole genome shotgun sequence genome encodes these proteins:
- the LOC135384800 gene encoding uncharacterized protein K02A2.6-like: MFQDLKVVVSDNGPAFRSKKFKAWAQSRGIALKHTAPYHPAANGLAERVIRDLKQFINVYPDFRGGWKCCLQAAVAHHNQSHTAGLGCSPHFAAYGEVHVLPADRVMGVDQTMALIEKRRTPEEEQRYRRRMKRNFDRRHNIDIPNTEVGDQVLVRKGLPAPSTKYKKPYDVVKVARVKVVLKTIGYLQGGTCLDRKRFSISFQEEWSLRGGENVRPISTKTRRKKKVERWGIGGFCARI, encoded by the coding sequence ATGTTTCAAGATCTCAAAGTCGTCGTTTCAGATAACGGCCCAGCATTTCGGAGTAAGAAGTTCAAGGCATGGGCTCAAAGTAGAGGTATTGCACTGAAGCATACCGCTCCCTACCACCCAGCAGCGAATGGCCTTGCCGAACGTGTGATACGAGACTTAAAACAGTTCATCAACGTCTACCCTGACTTTAGAGGAGGATGGAAGTGCTGCCTACAAGCTGCTGTTGCTCATCATAACCAATCGCACACAGCGGGATTGGGATGCAGTCCACACTTCGCTGCATACGGCGAAGTCCATGTACTGCCGGCTGACAGAGTTATGGGGGTTGACCAAACTATGGCCCTCATAGAAAAGCGTAGGACACCAGAGGAAGAACAGCGCTACCGCAGGAGAATGAAGCGCAACTTCGATAGGCGCCATAACATTGACATTCCGAATACTGAAGTGGGCGACCAAGTACTAGTAAGAAAAGGACTTCCGGCACCCTCCACGAAATATAAAAAACCGTATGACGTTGTGAAGGTGGCCAGAGTGAAAGTCGTGTTAAAAACCATTGGGTACCTTCAAGGTGGAACTTGCCTCGATAGGAAACGTTTTTCCATATCATTCCAGGAGGAATGGTCTCTCAGGGGAGGCGAGAATGTACGGCCCATCTCGACGAAGACAAGGAGGAAAAAGAAGGTAGAACGTTGGGGGATTGGGGGGTTTTGTGCAAGGATCTGA